The following proteins are encoded in a genomic region of Planctomycetaceae bacterium:
- a CDS encoding DUF1549 domain-containing protein → MTRHRLSYASHLLVVGSGMLLAPVICLSSQALAADHFRDRIVPILQTHCLSCHNDVDRKGDFSLQSAVALKSSDFVEPGRPDDSHLLNVLIAADGEPPSMPKDAEPLTSDEVNSLRTWIAEGAHWPENFELTEPAVDDFDWWSFQPLTRPPVPTFEDGSDEAAWIRSPIDAFILEKLREHNLRPSPEADRRTLIRRLAFDLTGLPPDPEQLHKLSLVPITDVVEQLLASPQYGERWARHWLDVVKYADTCGYDKDKLRPNAWPYRDYVIRSFNDDKPYSRFVQEQIAGDILFPGEPDGILGLGFIAAGPWDFIGHVEVPESKIDGMVARNLDRDDMVTNTLNTFCSVTIQCARCHNHKFDPFTQEHYYSLQSVFAAVDRAERPYDIDPKVEQQRNELTASRSELDAALKKFDAERRDEGGPELAALTAKISELKPRAIASDKRPEFGYHSQIAAASDVEKWVEVDLGRDVALSKVVLHASHDDFNGIGAGFGFPRRFRVEARTSTDQTMTVADFTDAAFANPGLQPIELPANSVTARFVRITATQLAERQNDFILALAELEVFDKSGTNAAAAAAVNALDSIEAPDRWRKSNLTDGIWPRAADPDIAADLAEAEQLKNEILARVLTPDRVAERQSLQTQRDAIDQQLKALPAGSMVYAAATHFSPQGNFKPTNGNPRMVTVLHRGNVQQPGEPARPGTIPSAKTTRGSLNSVKNNLKRIACEIARWITRDDNPLTWRSIANRIWQYHFGQGLVDSPNDFGRMGQQPTHPELLDWLAAEFRQAQSFKHMHRLIVSSATYRQTSSVVPSRRRGESQSEGVKGARRFCGRVTGTSRGPLSGLGHLLPRWRRTCCCQCC, encoded by the coding sequence ATGACACGGCACAGACTTTCTTACGCTTCGCACCTGCTAGTGGTCGGTTCCGGAATGCTGCTGGCCCCGGTCATTTGCCTTTCGTCACAGGCACTGGCCGCTGACCACTTTCGCGATCGCATCGTGCCGATCCTGCAGACGCACTGCCTGTCGTGTCACAACGACGTTGATCGCAAAGGAGATTTCTCACTCCAGTCCGCTGTGGCGTTGAAGTCCAGTGATTTCGTCGAACCCGGCCGGCCCGACGACAGTCACCTGCTGAACGTCCTGATCGCCGCCGACGGCGAACCTCCGTCCATGCCCAAAGACGCAGAACCCCTGACCAGCGACGAAGTGAACTCGCTGCGAACGTGGATCGCCGAGGGAGCACATTGGCCGGAAAACTTCGAACTCACCGAACCGGCCGTGGACGACTTCGACTGGTGGTCGTTCCAGCCGTTGACGCGTCCTCCCGTGCCGACGTTCGAAGACGGCTCTGACGAAGCGGCCTGGATTCGTTCGCCGATTGATGCGTTCATCCTGGAAAAACTGCGCGAGCACAATCTGCGGCCGTCACCGGAAGCCGACCGACGGACGCTCATCCGCCGGCTGGCCTTCGACCTGACCGGGTTGCCGCCGGATCCCGAACAGCTTCACAAGCTTTCGCTGGTACCAATCACGGACGTTGTCGAACAACTGCTAGCGTCACCTCAGTATGGCGAACGCTGGGCGCGGCACTGGCTGGATGTCGTCAAGTACGCCGACACCTGCGGCTACGACAAAGATAAATTGCGGCCGAATGCCTGGCCGTATCGAGACTACGTCATCCGGTCCTTCAACGACGACAAACCCTACTCGCGCTTCGTCCAGGAACAGATCGCCGGAGACATCCTGTTTCCCGGCGAACCCGATGGAATTCTCGGACTGGGCTTCATCGCTGCCGGGCCGTGGGACTTCATTGGACACGTCGAAGTGCCCGAATCCAAAATCGATGGCATGGTCGCTCGCAATCTCGACCGCGACGACATGGTGACCAACACGCTGAACACGTTCTGCAGTGTCACGATTCAGTGTGCTCGCTGCCACAACCACAAGTTCGACCCGTTCACTCAGGAACACTACTACAGCCTGCAGTCGGTGTTCGCAGCGGTTGATCGAGCAGAACGGCCGTACGACATTGATCCGAAAGTCGAACAGCAGCGAAACGAACTCACGGCGTCGCGGTCCGAACTCGACGCAGCGCTGAAAAAATTCGACGCCGAGCGACGGGACGAAGGTGGTCCGGAACTCGCCGCTTTGACCGCGAAGATCAGCGAACTCAAGCCGCGAGCGATCGCGTCCGACAAGCGGCCGGAATTCGGCTACCACAGTCAGATCGCCGCAGCGAGCGACGTCGAAAAATGGGTGGAAGTGGATCTCGGTCGCGACGTCGCGCTTTCAAAGGTCGTCCTGCACGCCAGTCACGATGACTTCAATGGCATTGGAGCGGGATTCGGATTTCCCCGGCGGTTTCGCGTCGAAGCACGGACCAGCACGGATCAAACAATGACGGTGGCTGACTTCACGGACGCCGCATTCGCGAATCCCGGACTCCAGCCGATCGAACTGCCGGCGAACTCCGTCACCGCGAGATTTGTGCGCATCACCGCGACGCAACTGGCCGAACGTCAGAACGATTTCATCCTCGCTCTGGCCGAACTCGAAGTGTTCGACAAATCCGGTACCAACGCCGCAGCGGCAGCCGCCGTGAATGCGCTCGATTCGATCGAAGCACCCGATCGCTGGCGAAAGTCGAACCTGACCGACGGCATCTGGCCGCGCGCGGCTGATCCGGACATCGCCGCCGACTTGGCCGAGGCGGAACAGCTGAAGAACGAAATCCTGGCTCGCGTGTTGACGCCGGATCGCGTCGCCGAACGTCAATCCCTGCAAACCCAGCGCGACGCAATCGATCAGCAATTGAAGGCGCTTCCGGCGGGCAGCATGGTCTACGCCGCGGCCACACATTTTTCTCCACAGGGAAACTTCAAGCCGACGAATGGCAATCCTCGCATGGTCACAGTTTTGCATCGAGGCAACGTGCAGCAGCCTGGCGAGCCCGCTCGTCCCGGCACAATTCCCTCAGCGAAAACGACGCGTGGCAGTTTGAACTCGGTGAAGAACAATCTGAAGCGGATCGCCTGCGAGATCGCTCGCTGGATCACTCGCGATGACAACCCGCTGACATGGAGATCCATTGCCAATCGCATCTGGCAGTACCACTTCGGCCAGGGACTCGTGGATTCGCCGAACGACTTCGGACGAATGGGGCAGCAGCCGACTCATCCGGAACTGCTCGACTGGCTCGCAGCCGAGTTCCGCCAAGCCCAGTCGTTTAAGCACATGCACCGGCTGATCGTGAGCAGCGCGACGTACCGGCAAACGTCGTCCGTTGTTCCTTCTCGCCGGCGGGGAGAGAGCCAGAGTGAGGGGGTGAAAGGTGCGAGGCGATTCTGCGGACGAGTTACAGGCACCAGCCGCGGCCCCTTATCCGGCCTCGGCCACCTTCTCCCCCGGTGGAGAAGGACATGCTGTTGCCAGTGCTGCTGA
- a CDS encoding DUF1553 domain-containing protein, translated as MADEPPPTFGRRGSGQHSCRQWSPESGDGRPRLLSVRILEKTDHSPHYEYHKFDPADPASHRRSIYRFIVRSQPDPLMTTLDCADSSQSTPKRTETLTSLQALSLLNNRFVLTMSEAFAERLQQRSGTTAEKVAFAFEHATGRQPTADEAETLSRYVDEHGFANLCRVLFNLSEFVFVD; from the coding sequence GTGGCGGATGAACCGCCGCCGACTTTCGGCCGAAGAGGTTCGGGACAGCATTCTTGCCGTCAGTGGTCGCCTGAATCCGGAGATGGGCGGCCCCGGCTTCTATCTGTTCGAATCCTCGAAAAGACCGACCATTCGCCACACTACGAATACCACAAATTCGATCCGGCCGACCCGGCATCACACCGCCGTTCGATCTATCGCTTCATTGTGCGATCGCAGCCCGATCCGCTCATGACAACGCTCGACTGTGCCGATTCGTCGCAGAGCACTCCCAAACGCACGGAGACGCTGACTTCTCTGCAGGCTTTGTCGCTGCTGAACAATCGCTTCGTGCTGACAATGTCGGAAGCCTTCGCGGAACGCCTGCAACAGCGATCCGGCACGACGGCCGAAAAAGTCGCGTTCGCGTTTGAACACGCCACCGGCCGACAGCCGACGGCCGACGAAGCGGAAACTCTGAGTCGCTACGTCGACGAACACGGTTTCGCCAACCTGTGCCGAGTGCTGTTTAACCTGAGCGAATTTGTGTTTGTGGATTGA
- a CDS encoding DUF1501 domain-containing protein: MKSPFQFRQYGECGKALSDVVAPLGDHVDDIAFVHNMVGKTGVHSTATYLQATGFDRPGFPGMGAWVSYALGAINQNLPAFVVLPDHRGYASNGPKNWASAFLPASTQGTTIFPQRKNPVDDLLPQADFVTAGADAAGRDILQSLNRRYADRHPDDSRLEARIRSYELAARMQLSAPEAFDLSQESHHTLKMYGLDNAGTTYPAEINIPEEAEYFGRKCLIARRLLERGVRFIQIWSGNDNSFPRRNWDSHEDIERDHGPLSMGMAIGTAALLTDLKQRGLLEDTIVLWTTEFGRMPSTQGSRGRDHNPFVFTNWLAGGGIRGGVSHGPSDDWGYKPLDRSNPTEVYDIHATILHLLGIDHKRLTVRHDGIDRRLTDVHGNVLTEILT, translated from the coding sequence ATGAAATCGCCGTTTCAATTTCGCCAGTACGGCGAATGCGGCAAGGCACTCAGTGATGTGGTCGCGCCGCTGGGTGACCACGTCGACGACATCGCGTTCGTGCACAACATGGTGGGCAAGACCGGAGTCCACAGTACGGCGACGTATCTGCAGGCAACCGGCTTCGACCGGCCTGGATTTCCCGGCATGGGAGCGTGGGTGAGCTACGCTCTGGGAGCCATCAATCAGAACCTGCCCGCGTTTGTTGTCCTGCCCGATCATCGCGGCTATGCCAGCAACGGACCGAAAAACTGGGCGTCCGCGTTTCTTCCGGCCAGCACGCAGGGAACCACCATCTTTCCTCAGCGAAAGAATCCCGTCGACGATCTGTTGCCGCAGGCGGACTTCGTCACCGCAGGCGCCGACGCGGCCGGGCGAGACATCCTGCAGAGCCTGAACCGACGCTACGCCGACCGGCACCCGGATGATTCGCGCCTGGAAGCTCGCATTCGCAGCTACGAACTGGCGGCGCGGATGCAGTTGAGTGCTCCGGAAGCGTTCGACCTGTCGCAGGAGTCTCATCACACGCTGAAGATGTACGGACTCGACAACGCAGGAACGACGTATCCGGCGGAAATCAACATTCCGGAAGAAGCGGAATACTTTGGCCGCAAGTGTCTGATCGCTCGGCGCCTGCTCGAACGCGGAGTGCGCTTCATTCAAATCTGGTCGGGCAACGACAACAGTTTTCCGCGCCGCAACTGGGACAGTCACGAAGACATCGAACGCGATCACGGCCCGCTGTCGATGGGCATGGCGATCGGCACGGCGGCACTGCTGACGGATCTGAAGCAGCGCGGGCTGCTGGAAGACACGATTGTGCTATGGACAACGGAGTTCGGGCGCATGCCGTCGACTCAGGGAAGCAGGGGGCGAGATCACAATCCGTTTGTGTTCACGAACTGGCTGGCCGGCGGTGGCATCAGGGGCGGCGTCAGCCACGGGCCGTCGGACGACTGGGGTTACAAACCGCTCGATCGCAGCAATCCGACAGAAGTTTACGACATCCACGCAACGATTCTGCATCTGCTGGGCATCGATCACAAACGCCTGACGGTGCGCCACGATGGTATCGATCGCCGCCTGACCGATGTACATGGAAACGTCCTGACCGAGATTCTGACATGA
- a CDS encoding sugar phosphate isomerase/epimerase family protein translates to MHRRTFLAASALALAGSGRADGMLPSTDRHEVCVFTKPFNSLSFDELADRIAELGFDGIEAPVRKGGHIEPQAVPEQLPKLVEALKKRGLTVTVMATDINDPGEPLTESVLKTASDLGIPRYRMKYFQYDERQPILPQLQSWKSVCTDLAAMNAELGISAVYQNHAGRGYMGAALWDLQQVLDGIDPNHIGVAYDIRHASVEGGMSWPVTFRMIRPHVTAVYVKDFRWIDEKVENVPLGEGQVDPKFFDMLRETNFTGPVSLHEEYLDHNPPELVPRHLAAIATDFAVLKRWLQQPNA, encoded by the coding sequence ATGCACCGACGAACGTTTCTGGCCGCATCAGCTCTGGCACTGGCAGGTTCAGGACGCGCGGACGGAATGCTTCCGTCGACCGACCGTCATGAAGTCTGTGTCTTCACCAAGCCATTCAATTCCCTGTCATTCGACGAACTCGCCGATCGCATCGCGGAACTCGGGTTTGACGGCATCGAAGCTCCCGTTCGAAAGGGCGGTCATATCGAACCGCAGGCCGTTCCGGAGCAATTGCCGAAACTTGTTGAAGCGCTGAAGAAGCGCGGCCTGACCGTGACGGTGATGGCCACAGATATCAACGACCCCGGCGAACCGCTGACGGAATCCGTTCTGAAAACGGCCTCGGACCTGGGGATTCCGCGGTATCGCATGAAGTATTTTCAGTACGACGAGCGGCAGCCGATCCTGCCGCAACTGCAATCGTGGAAGTCGGTCTGTACTGATCTGGCCGCGATGAATGCCGAACTGGGAATCAGCGCCGTCTATCAGAACCACGCCGGACGCGGCTACATGGGAGCCGCGTTGTGGGATCTTCAGCAGGTGCTGGACGGCATCGATCCGAATCACATCGGCGTTGCTTACGACATCCGCCACGCATCGGTGGAAGGCGGCATGAGCTGGCCGGTGACGTTTCGCATGATCCGGCCTCACGTGACAGCGGTGTACGTGAAAGACTTCCGCTGGATAGACGAGAAGGTCGAAAACGTTCCGCTCGGCGAAGGCCAGGTCGATCCGAAGTTCTTCGACATGCTGCGGGAAACGAACTTCACCGGTCCCGTTTCGCTCCACGAAGAATACCTGGACCACAATCCACCGGAACTTGTGCCGCGGCACCTGGCAGCGATCGCAACAGACTTCGCGGTGCTGAAGCGGTGGCTGCAACAACCGAATGCGTAG
- a CDS encoding inositol oxygenase family protein → MTEAGHSKSRGPMRDLGEWDDDVRRRYPESPAAVADEPDGFRNYGDDTRDGVREFYRQNHLYQTVDFVRSARKRYLPPRTRQMGIWEAMDFLNSLVDDSDPDIELPQIAHALQTAEAIRADEHPDWFILTGLIHDMGKVLCLFDEPQWAVTGDTFPVGCAYSPRIVYPEFFSANPDSSVPAYQTQCGIYEAGCGLDNVLMSWGHDEYLYHVVRPYVPVEAQYMIRFHSFYAAHREGEYTWLMDDRDREMFEWVRKFNPYDLYTKCETAPDVNALMPYYRELVGRFFPEKIWW, encoded by the coding sequence ATGACGGAAGCAGGTCATTCCAAATCCCGCGGACCAATGCGTGATCTTGGCGAATGGGACGATGATGTTCGCCGCCGTTACCCGGAATCGCCGGCAGCGGTCGCCGATGAACCGGATGGTTTTCGGAACTACGGCGACGACACCCGCGACGGTGTTCGCGAGTTCTATCGTCAGAACCACCTCTATCAGACGGTCGACTTTGTCCGTTCCGCGCGAAAACGGTATCTGCCGCCGAGGACCAGACAGATGGGAATCTGGGAAGCGATGGACTTCCTCAATTCCCTGGTTGATGACAGCGATCCGGATATCGAACTGCCACAGATTGCTCACGCGCTGCAGACGGCGGAAGCCATTCGAGCGGACGAGCATCCGGACTGGTTCATTCTGACCGGACTGATTCACGACATGGGCAAAGTGTTGTGCCTGTTCGACGAACCGCAATGGGCTGTGACCGGTGACACGTTTCCCGTCGGTTGTGCGTATTCACCCAGGATCGTGTATCCGGAATTCTTCAGCGCCAACCCGGACAGTTCGGTGCCTGCATACCAGACTCAATGCGGAATCTACGAAGCCGGCTGCGGACTGGACAACGTGCTGATGTCGTGGGGACACGACGAATACCTGTATCACGTCGTCAGGCCGTACGTGCCCGTGGAAGCGCAGTACATGATTCGTTTTCATTCGTTCTACGCGGCTCATCGCGAGGGCGAATACACGTGGCTGATGGATGATCGCGACCGGGAAATGTTTGAATGGGTCCGGAAATTCAATCCCTATGACCTGTACACCAAATGCGAGACGGCACCGGATGTGAATGCGCTAATGCCGTACTATCGCGAACTCGTCGGCCGGTTCTTCCCGGAAAAGATCTGGTGGTAG
- a CDS encoding aminotransferase class V-fold PLP-dependent enzyme produces MTEDHKAVTRRHLLAAGAGGTMAATFPGSTTVAEEKDSRLPDVYGTLGIRPIINAAGTITTLGGSLMPPEVIAAWTAASRSFVSLTELRDRVGQKIAELLNVEAALVTTGAAGGILVGTAAALTYRDHSLIGRLPLPPDENWQVIRQTSHRECYDNLVTACGVRLVDVESIDDLHRAISDRTAMMFSYNVHEESSKIPQTEWIRAAREHNIPTLLDAAADAPPVEALSRFNRMGYDMVVFSGGKAIRGPQGAGLLLGRRDLIEAATLNTAPRCGNIGRGMKVSKEDLVAMWAAVERFVHLDHDAELREWERRIATIEAAVAKIPSVTTQRITPPIANRVPHLLIDWDADRVRITPQELGRKLRDGDPSIATARVHGTGDAGFLISVFMLQPGEDNVVADRVRQILGESIV; encoded by the coding sequence ATGACAGAGGATCACAAAGCTGTGACCCGCCGGCACCTGCTGGCCGCCGGGGCCGGAGGAACAATGGCTGCAACATTTCCCGGTTCGACGACTGTCGCGGAAGAAAAAGATTCCCGGCTGCCGGATGTGTACGGAACGCTGGGCATTCGTCCGATCATCAATGCCGCGGGCACAATCACGACACTCGGCGGATCGCTGATGCCGCCGGAAGTCATCGCTGCCTGGACCGCCGCTTCGCGCAGCTTTGTCAGCCTGACGGAACTGCGGGACCGCGTCGGCCAGAAGATTGCCGAACTGCTGAACGTCGAAGCGGCTCTGGTGACAACCGGTGCCGCCGGAGGAATTCTGGTGGGAACCGCCGCGGCGCTGACGTATCGCGATCACAGTCTGATCGGACGCCTGCCACTGCCGCCCGATGAAAACTGGCAGGTGATCCGGCAGACGTCGCACCGCGAATGCTATGACAATCTGGTGACCGCCTGCGGCGTCCGGCTGGTCGATGTGGAATCGATCGACGACCTGCATCGCGCGATCAGCGACCGGACGGCGATGATGTTTTCGTACAACGTGCATGAGGAGTCATCGAAGATTCCTCAGACCGAATGGATCCGCGCTGCTCGCGAACACAACATCCCCACTCTGCTGGACGCGGCGGCCGATGCTCCGCCGGTGGAGGCACTGTCCAGGTTCAACCGGATGGGCTATGACATGGTTGTGTTCAGCGGCGGCAAGGCGATTCGAGGTCCGCAGGGTGCGGGGCTGCTGCTGGGCCGACGCGACCTGATCGAAGCCGCAACCCTGAACACAGCGCCGCGGTGCGGCAACATTGGTCGCGGGATGAAGGTCAGCAAGGAAGACCTGGTTGCCATGTGGGCCGCCGTTGAACGCTTCGTGCATCTTGATCACGACGCCGAGCTTCGTGAATGGGAACGCCGCATCGCCACCATCGAAGCGGCCGTCGCGAAAATCCCCAGCGTGACGACTCAGAGGATCACACCACCAATCGCCAACCGGGTGCCGCATCTGCTGATTGACTGGGACGCAGATCGCGTGCGAATCACGCCGCAGGAACTGGGGCGGAAGCTTCGCGACGGCGACCCGTCCATCGCGACGGCTCGCGTGCATGGAACGGGAGACGCCGGATTTCTGATTTCCGTGTTCATGCTGCAGCCGGGCGAAGACAACGTCGTCGCGGACCGAGTCAGGCAGATTCTGGGCGAATCGATCGTGTAG
- a CDS encoding RidA family protein yields the protein MKLSDRRAFLRDSLLLGIGASVGVSVAPIAGQLFAPVQAQDNAAGFEKRLRELNIELPPPPEPVAVYVPAVRSGNMLYASGHGPKRSDGTLIQGKVGGDLTLEQGYQAARVVGLNVLSSVRNTLGSLDRVVRLVKVLGMVNCTADFTQHPQVINGFSELMTKVFGEQHGKGARSAVGMGSLPSNIAVEIEAIFEVQS from the coding sequence ATGAAACTTTCTGATCGTCGAGCGTTTCTGCGTGATTCCCTGTTGCTTGGGATTGGAGCATCCGTCGGTGTGTCGGTCGCGCCGATCGCTGGTCAGTTGTTTGCTCCGGTGCAGGCTCAGGACAACGCTGCCGGCTTCGAAAAGCGGCTGCGGGAATTGAACATTGAGCTTCCGCCTCCGCCGGAACCGGTTGCGGTGTACGTTCCCGCGGTCCGTTCGGGAAACATGCTGTATGCGTCCGGGCACGGTCCGAAGCGATCTGACGGTACGCTGATTCAGGGAAAGGTTGGCGGCGATCTGACGCTGGAACAGGGATACCAGGCGGCTCGGGTTGTGGGACTGAACGTGCTCAGCAGCGTGCGGAATACTCTGGGCAGTCTCGACCGCGTCGTACGGCTGGTCAAAGTGCTGGGGATGGTGAACTGTACCGCGGATTTCACGCAGCATCCGCAGGTCATCAACGGTTTCAGTGAACTGATGACAAAAGTCTTTGGCGAACAACACGGCAAGGGCGCTCGCAGTGCCGTGGGCATGGGTTCCCTGCCGAGTAACATCGCCGTCGAAATCGAAGCGATCTTCGAGGTGCAATCATGA
- a CDS encoding CocE/NonD family hydrolase, with the protein MIRHAALLAAVFVLMPATVPAQGLDYVKSHYTKHEHLIPMRDGVRLFTAVYVPKDDSTTWPIMLRRTPYGLRPYGADQYPENLGPSELFGKAGYIFVEQDVRGRWMSEGEFVQMRPHRAVRHDSREIDESTDTWDTVDWLVKNIPGNNGRVGISGISYPGFYTAAGIINSHPAIRAASPQAPVNDWFAGDDWHHNGAFFLAHMFNWMSRSGRIRPEPTKDFRRANFDYGTPDGYEFFLRIKSLSEIDEKYLRGEVPFWKETMHHGTYDEFWKSRNIRPHLTNISPAVMTVGGWFDAENLFGAIETYKAIEAGNPGISNVLVMGPWRHGGWSRNEGASFGDIPFNSNTAEYYREKIELPFFEFHLKDVGDLNHPEAWVFETGTNQWRKFDVWPPKTAKPKSLYFHDHESADWQAPGADRAYDEYVSDPNKPVPYMNITATGMTAEYMIADQRFASTRPDVLVYQTPVLEEDVTIAGPVDVGLFVSTTGTDSDWVVKLIDVYPDDYPDPSDNPRMVRMGGYQQLVRGDVMRGKFRNSLETPTAFEPDKPTSVAFSMPDTCHSFRSGHRIMVQIQSTWFPLVDRNPQTFMDIYHATDDDYHPATQRVYRSAEMPSHITLSVLP; encoded by the coding sequence ATGATTCGTCACGCTGCGCTGTTGGCCGCTGTTTTTGTCCTGATGCCCGCAACCGTTCCTGCACAGGGTCTGGACTACGTCAAATCGCATTACACCAAGCATGAGCACCTGATTCCGATGCGGGACGGCGTGCGACTGTTTACTGCCGTTTACGTTCCCAAGGACGATTCCACCACGTGGCCGATCATGCTGCGGCGAACGCCGTATGGTCTGCGGCCGTACGGCGCCGACCAGTATCCGGAAAACCTGGGACCGTCGGAGTTGTTCGGAAAAGCCGGGTACATATTTGTCGAGCAGGACGTTCGCGGACGCTGGATGTCCGAAGGCGAGTTTGTCCAGATGCGGCCTCACCGCGCCGTCAGACATGACTCACGCGAGATCGACGAAAGCACCGATACGTGGGACACCGTCGACTGGCTGGTGAAGAACATTCCCGGCAACAACGGTCGCGTGGGAATTTCGGGCATCTCGTATCCCGGTTTCTATACGGCGGCGGGGATCATCAATTCGCACCCGGCGATCAGAGCCGCGTCACCGCAGGCTCCGGTCAACGACTGGTTCGCCGGCGACGACTGGCATCACAACGGAGCCTTCTTTCTGGCCCATATGTTCAACTGGATGTCTCGCAGCGGCCGCATTCGGCCGGAACCGACGAAGGATTTTCGCCGGGCAAATTTCGACTACGGCACGCCCGACGGCTACGAATTTTTCCTGCGCATCAAATCGCTGTCGGAGATCGATGAAAAGTATCTCCGGGGAGAAGTGCCGTTCTGGAAGGAAACCATGCACCACGGAACGTACGACGAGTTCTGGAAATCTCGGAACATCCGGCCGCACCTGACGAACATCAGTCCCGCCGTGATGACCGTCGGCGGCTGGTTTGACGCGGAGAATCTGTTCGGCGCAATCGAGACGTACAAAGCGATCGAAGCCGGCAATCCGGGCATCTCCAATGTTCTTGTCATGGGACCGTGGCGGCACGGCGGATGGTCGAGAAACGAAGGGGCTTCCTTCGGCGATATCCCGTTCAATTCCAACACGGCGGAGTACTATCGCGAAAAGATCGAACTGCCCTTCTTTGAGTTTCATCTGAAAGACGTCGGCGATCTGAATCACCCCGAAGCCTGGGTCTTTGAAACCGGTACCAACCAGTGGCGGAAGTTTGACGTCTGGCCGCCGAAAACCGCGAAGCCGAAATCGCTGTATTTCCACGACCACGAAAGCGCCGACTGGCAGGCTCCGGGTGCTGATCGGGCCTACGACGAATACGTCAGCGATCCGAACAAGCCGGTTCCGTACATGAACATCACCGCCACGGGTATGACGGCCGAATACATGATCGCCGATCAGCGGTTCGCCTCAACACGGCCTGATGTGCTGGTCTATCAGACACCCGTTCTGGAAGAAGATGTGACGATTGCCGGTCCGGTGGATGTTGGCCTGTTTGTGTCCACGACCGGCACCGACAGTGACTGGGTCGTCAAACTGATCGACGTTTATCCGGACGACTATCCGGATCCGTCCGACAACCCGCGAATGGTTCGAATGGGTGGCTACCAGCAACTGGTGCGAGGCGACGTGATGCGCGGCAAGTTTCGAAACAGCCTGGAAACGCCGACTGCGTTTGAACCGGACAAACCGACGTCGGTTGCCTTCTCCATGCCCGACACGTGCCACAGTTTTCGTTCGGGGCATCGAATCATGGTCCAGATTCAAAGCACGTGGTTTCCGCTGGTCGACCGCAACCCTCAGACGTTCATGGACATCTACCACGCCACAGACGACGATTATCATCCGGCCACTCAGCGCGTGTACCGTTCTGCGGAAATGCCTTCGCACATAACGCTTTCAGTTCTTCCGTAG